In a single window of the Zonotrichia leucophrys gambelii isolate GWCS_2022_RI chromosome 2, RI_Zleu_2.0, whole genome shotgun sequence genome:
- the DPYS gene encoding dihydropyrimidinase, which translates to MLPQTRAQQRLLIKGGKVVNDDVSVVADVYVEDGVVQQVGPNINPEPSTGLVVLDATNKLVIPGGIDTHTHMEFPFMGSRSKDDFYTGTKAAIAGGTTMIIDFAIPQKGCSLIEAFDTWKSWADPKVCCDYSLHVAVTWWSNKVKQEMESLVQNKGVNSFKMFMAYKDVYMVNDEELYEAFSCCKEIGAIAQVHAENGELIAQGAKKMLAMGITGPEGHELCRPEEVEAEATQRAVTIANALNCPLYVVHVMSKSSAKVISNARREGKVVFGEPIAASLGTDGTNYWNKDWAHAAAYVMGPPLRPDPSTPGFLMNLLANGDLSVTGTDNCTFDICQKALGKDDFTKIPNGVNGVEDRMSVIWEKGVHSGKMDENRFVAVTSTNAAKIFNLYPKKGRIAVGSDADIVVWDPEATRTISAKTHHQANDCNIFEGMVCHGVPVATVSRGKVVYEGGVFNVTAGEGKYVSRPPFPPYVYQRVRQREQVCQPVPVKRAPYTGTVAGTPVTQK; encoded by the exons ATGCTACCCCAAACCCGGGCTCAGCAGAGACTTTTGATCAAAGGGGGAAAAGTTGTGAATGATGACGTCTCTGTGGTGGCTGACGTGTACGTGGAAGATGGAGTGGTGCAGCAGGTGGGCCCGAACATAAACCCGGAGCCCTCGACTGGACTTGTTGTGCTGGATGCGACCAACAAGCTGGTGATCCCTGGGGGCATCGATACTCACACACACATGGAGTTCCCTTTCATGGGTAGCAGGTCAAAAGATGACTTCTACACTGGAACCAAG gcAGCTATAGCAGGAGGAACCACTATGATCATTGACTTTGCCATCCCTCAGAAAGGTTGTTCTCTTATTGAAGCCTTTGATACATGGAAAAGCTGGGCAGACCCAAAAGTTTGCTGTGATTATTCATTGCATGTGGCAGTTACATGGTGGAGCAACAAG GTGAAGCAAGAAATGGAAAGTCTTGTTCAAAACAAAGGTGTCAACTCCTTCAAGATGTTTATGGCCTATAAAGATGTATACATGGTCAATGATGAGGAGCTGTATGAagccttttcctgctgtaaGGAAATTGGGGCAATTGCTCAAGTCCATGCGGAGAATGGGGAGCTAATTGCACAG GGTGCAAAGAAGATGCTGGCAATGGGAATAACTGGTCCTGAGGGTCACGAACTGTGTCGTCCTGAAGAAGTGGAAGCTGAAGCTACACAAAGAGCCGTTACCATAGCAAATGCTCTGAACTGCCCCCTTTATGTCGTCCATGTCATGAGTAAATCTTCAGCTAAGGTGATAAGTAATGCACGAAGAGAAG gaaaggtgGTTTTTGGGGAGCCTATTGCTGCAAGTCTTGGCACTGATGGCACCAACTACTGGAATAAAGACTGGGCTCATGCTGCAGCATATGTGATGGGACCCCCACTGAGACCAGATCCATCTACTCCTGGTTTCCTCATGAACTTACTGGCCAA TGGTGATCTGTCTGTGACAGGGACTGACAATTGCACCTTTGACATATGCCAGAAAGCTCTGGGCAAAGATGACTTCACAAAAATCCCTAATGGAGTGAATGGTGTGGAGGATAGGATGTCAGTCATATGGGAAAAGGGCGTG CACAGTGGAAAAATGGATGAAAACAGATTTGTAGCTGTTACCAGCACAAATGCAGCAAAAATCTTTAACCTTTACCCAAAGAAGGGCAGAATTGCTGTGGGCTCTGATGCTGACATTGTAGTTTGGGATCCTGAAGCTACAAG GACAATATCTGCAAAGACACATCACCAGGCAAATGACTGCAATATATTTGAAGGAATGGTCTGCCATGGAGTTCCAGTTGCGACAGTTTCTAGAGGCAAAGTGGTTTATGAAGGTGGAGTTTTCAATGTCACAGCAGGAGAAGGCAAATATGTCTCCCGTCCACCATTCCCTCCATATGTCTACCAACGAGTCAGACAGCGGGAACAG GTATGTCAGCCTGTTCCTGTCAAGAGGGCACCATATACAGGCACGGTCGCAGGAACACCTGTCACACAAAAATAA